The segment GCCCAAGGCGTGCGCAACGCGGGTCCACGATGCGGCGGGCAACGTTCATGCGCTGACGGAGAGGCAGTTGTGTCATCGGAAGGCGGCGGAGTGGGGGCCTGGGGTGCTTGCGCCGCCGATATAGGGGCCGGAAGGTGGCACTAGATCCCGGCGTACCATTCGTAGCCGTTGTCTTCCCAATAGCCACCACCTCCGCCGTATAGGTGATCGAAGCGATCGACGAGCTCGATGCGCTCAATGTATTTAGCGTGCTTGTAACCCAACTGTCGTTCTACGCGAAGACGCAGTGGCGCCCCATGGGGAACGGGCAGGGGCTCGCCATTGAAATGATGCGCGAGGATGGTCTGCGGATGCCGCGCCTCGTCCAGGTCGATGCTCTCGTAGTAGAACGTGTCGTCCTCCCACTGGTCGAAGCAATGGAAGACGACATAGCGGGCTGTGGCCGTGGGACGAACCGTGTCCAGTAGCGCCGCCAGGGGCACGCCGGTCCATTGGCCGATCGCGCTCCAGCCTTCGACGCAATCGTGCCGGGTGATTTGGGTGCGCTCACCCAGTTGGGCGAGCTCGGCGAGGCTGAATTGACGTGGCGCCTCGACGAGCCCGGTGACGGCCAGCCGATAGTCGGCGAACTGACGTTCCCGCATCGCGTTGTAGCGCGGCGTGTCGGGATTCGTATTGCCGTTGGCCTTGAAGGAAGGCGAGATGTCGGCCACGGTGAATTCGCGGGCGAGCCAGGCACGCGGGGAAACGAGCCCCTGGACGCGTCGATTGACCTCCTCGGCCACGCCCAGTACCCGTGGGCCAGTGTTTGAATCCGAGATACGGTCGCAGCCCACGACCAGGGCGCCCAGCGCCGAGGTGATCGCGTTGCGCAGGAAGCGGCGTCGATCAGTCATCGTTCGTCTCCTTCACGCGCACATAGCCGGTAACGATGCTGCGCAGTTGATTGAGAACACCATTGAACAGCACCTCGAACAGGTGCACCGCAACGAAGGCGACGAGGAAGCCGGCCAGGAGGAAATGGATCGAGCGCGCTGACTGCCGGCCGCCAACGGCGTCCACGAGCCAGGGAACGGCGGCATCCAGCCGCGGCGACATCGCCAGCCCCATGCACGCGATGCCGATGCAAGCGATGAGCACGGACAGATACGCCAGGCGCTGCAGCACGTTGTAGCGCTTTGTAGCCGCGTCGGGGTCGGGACGCAGGTGGTGGAGGACGGTCGGGCCGATCGCGCGCAGGTCCGCACCGGTGGGCACGAGGTCGCGCTGCAGGTGCCGTGTCCATACTGACCAGGCGAGGTAGGCGGCACCGTTCAGGACGAAGACCCATGCGAAGAAGAAATGCCAGCGCCGGCCCATCGCCAGCCAGCCCGGTCCGGGCACGGTGACCCATGCAGGAAATCCGCGGGCGACATGCTCGCCGTCGACGGTGGAGGCGCCTAGCACGCCATCGGTATGAAACGTATGCCCGGCGATCGTCGTGGTGCCGCGGGGCATGCCATCCGGGCCCGCCGGTGCGTCGAGCGACAGCCAGGTACGCTCCGGCGTATTGGTCTGGCCCCAGCTCAAACTCGGGTGGGCGTTGAAGATCTGCAGCCCGCTGCCCAGCAGGATCGTGAGCGAAAGCACGTTGATCCAGTGCATCAGGCGCAGCGGCAGTGGGTGCCGATAGAGACGCCGGGTGACGGTGGCCATGGTCAGCTCCTTCCGATGACCGGAGGCGGGTGGACGCGCAAGGCCCATCGTACAGGTCGCCACGGGCTACAACGCTATGACAATGTATTCGTTAGCGCCGGCCCTTGGGTTACACCCGCCTGACATTTCTTTCGAGACCGGGTGGTGCGGCGAGCGAACCCTCGTGGCGTAATAACCACGCCTTGGCATCCAGGCCGCCAGCAAAGCCCGTCAGCGTGCCGTTGGTGCCGATGATGCGGTGGCAGGGCGCGATGATCGAGATCGGATTGCGTCCATTGGCGGCGCCCACGGCGCGGGTCGCGGTGGGACGGCCGATCTGTTCGGCGATCTGCGCGTAGGATCGCGTCTGGCCGTAAGGCACGTTGAGCAACGCGGTCCAGACATCCTTCTGGAATACCGTGCCGTGGAAATCGAGGGGCAGGTCGAATGTGAGTCGCTCGCCGGCGAAGTATTCATCCAGCTGCCGCGCTACCTCGACCAGCACAGGGTGCTCCGGCGACTCGCCCGCGATCGGCAGTGGCACCCGTTTCGGATCGTCATTTTCCCAGAGGATAGCTGCGAGCCCGCCGTCGCTTCCCACCAGGCGCAGCCGTCCCACTGGCGTGGGCAAGGTCTTGAAGACGTAAGTGGCGCTGGACGGTTTGTGGCGCGTGGCCATGGGTCTGGTTACACCGGCGATCAGCTGGGACTGGATGGGGTCGGCACCCATGGTATGTGTTCGAAGCCTCGAGGCAGTGTCGCGTTAACGTGACATTTGGTCAAGATGTCGTATATTCGATACATGACCATCCCAGATCCCGTGCTCGAACCCCTTCGTGACCTCGGCCAGTTGCTTCGGACCGCACGTACGCACATGGGCCTGACGCAGGCCGCGGTCGCGCGGGCGGCAGGAGTCGGACGGCAGAAGCTCATCGAAGTGGAGCAGGGTAGGCCATCGGTCGCCATGGGTACCTACGCGGCGGTGATGCGCGCCCTCAACCTGATTCCGACGGCTGGAGAACCGCTGATCGTCATTGACGACTTTCCACAGTTGAAGCGACTGGCGTGGAATCGACCGGGAAAGCGCACCATCGCCGAGCCGGATGCACTCGCACTGTACGAACGCAATTGGGACATGGTCGATCGCGATTCGATGAGCGACAAGGAGCGTCGACTGCTCGATGACCTGGTGAATCGCTATGGGAACGGAGTACTGCATGTTTGAGCGGCCGCATCACCAACGCATTGCCCACGTTCTGCGTGCCCTGGATGGGCGCCTCCTGAAGCAGGCCCAATGCTACTTTGGCGGCGGAACGGCCATCGTTCTCCAGTGCGGCGAGTACCGGGAGTCTGTCGATATTGATTTTCTTTGCGCAGACGCGGTTGGCTATCGGAGTCTTCGTGAAGCCATCGCCCCGCCAACACTGGGAAGCCTTCTCCGGAAACCCATAAAGCATACGCGCGATGTTCGCACTGACCGCGACAAGATCTCCACGTATCTCGATGTCGACGGAGTGAATATCCGTTTCGAGCTCGTGCGCGAAGCTCGCATTCCATTGGAGCCAAGCTCGCTCGACATCGAGGGAGTGCCGGTCCTCGCCAACGTTGATGCATACGCTGAAAAACTGCTGGCCAACGCCGATCGCGGCGTCGATCGCTCGACCATGAGCCGGGACATCATCGATTTGGCGATGATGATTCACACATGGGGTCCAGTCCCCCGTGAGTCGGTGCACAAAGCTGAGTTGGCCTATGGCTCGTCGGTTCGGAGGGCATGGGAAAAGAGCGTTTCACTCGTTTCCGACGAGACATATCTGGCAAGGGCGGTAGAGGCTATGTCGATGGACGAATCGCTGGTGGCGGTTATCCAGGAAAGCCTTGAACGGGAGTGGGCAGCCTAGGTTAATAGCCGGATGGGGCGGAGGGTTCCCTAGCGGCACCTGAAGGCTTTCCACGCTTCACTTTATGAGGCGTAGGTCGCATTTTTGGCGTGGCGCTGTAACCCGTTGGGATCGCACGACGAATGGTTAGTGAGCCTTCCGGCTCACATCGGAGATCCCACCATGAAGCTCATTCACACCCTGGCGGCCAGCATCGCTGGTGTACTGGCGGTTGGCACGGCCCATGCTGCCGAACCGTCCTTTAGCCTGCCGCGGTTCGACTCGCCCTATGTTTACGTTC is part of the Luteibacter pinisoli genome and harbors:
- a CDS encoding nucleotidyl transferase AbiEii/AbiGii toxin family protein; its protein translation is MFERPHHQRIAHVLRALDGRLLKQAQCYFGGGTAIVLQCGEYRESVDIDFLCADAVGYRSLREAIAPPTLGSLLRKPIKHTRDVRTDRDKISTYLDVDGVNIRFELVREARIPLEPSSLDIEGVPVLANVDAYAEKLLANADRGVDRSTMSRDIIDLAMMIHTWGPVPRESVHKAELAYGSSVRRAWEKSVSLVSDETYLARAVEAMSMDESLVAVIQESLEREWAA
- a CDS encoding helix-turn-helix domain-containing protein, translated to MTIPDPVLEPLRDLGQLLRTARTHMGLTQAAVARAAGVGRQKLIEVEQGRPSVAMGTYAAVMRALNLIPTAGEPLIVIDDFPQLKRLAWNRPGKRTIAEPDALALYERNWDMVDRDSMSDKERRLLDDLVNRYGNGVLHV
- a CDS encoding methylated-DNA--[protein]-cysteine S-methyltransferase, which encodes MATRHKPSSATYVFKTLPTPVGRLRLVGSDGGLAAILWENDDPKRVPLPIAGESPEHPVLVEVARQLDEYFAGERLTFDLPLDFHGTVFQKDVWTALLNVPYGQTRSYAQIAEQIGRPTATRAVGAANGRNPISIIAPCHRIIGTNGTLTGFAGGLDAKAWLLRHEGSLAAPPGLERNVRRV
- a CDS encoding molybdopterin-binding protein, translated to MTDRRRFLRNAITSALGALVVGCDRISDSNTGPRVLGVAEEVNRRVQGLVSPRAWLAREFTVADISPSFKANGNTNPDTPRYNAMRERQFADYRLAVTGLVEAPRQFSLAELAQLGERTQITRHDCVEGWSAIGQWTGVPLAALLDTVRPTATARYVVFHCFDQWEDDTFYYESIDLDEARHPQTILAHHFNGEPLPVPHGAPLRLRVERQLGYKHAKYIERIELVDRFDHLYGGGGGYWEDNGYEWYAGI
- a CDS encoding cytochrome b/b6 domain-containing protein, whose protein sequence is MATVTRRLYRHPLPLRLMHWINVLSLTILLGSGLQIFNAHPSLSWGQTNTPERTWLSLDAPAGPDGMPRGTTTIAGHTFHTDGVLGASTVDGEHVARGFPAWVTVPGPGWLAMGRRWHFFFAWVFVLNGAAYLAWSVWTRHLQRDLVPTGADLRAIGPTVLHHLRPDPDAATKRYNVLQRLAYLSVLIACIGIACMGLAMSPRLDAAVPWLVDAVGGRQSARSIHFLLAGFLVAFVAVHLFEVLFNGVLNQLRSIVTGYVRVKETNDD